The following proteins come from a genomic window of Yinghuangia sp. ASG 101:
- a CDS encoding ABC transporter substrate-binding protein yields the protein MSRSARTTLTALAVATALLAVGCADRGGGPEPRDGTAAPQPGGVTASSDFGDLRNVCGPGNPTGSPAQGVSATKIKVGVLSDVGFTKNHEYEDATRAFTGWCNDLGGIGGRRIDATVRDTKMLEVRQRMIEACGEDFALVGGSAALDGTGTDERLSCLLPDFPAQTSQRHNEGSDLQLTVQAGGPSYFRYAGFYTWLVEEAYPRSANAVGIIAGDSPVTKVAIDTRAEFFRSRGTPMSYTDLYPAAGVSNWTPYAQAIKNKGVRGLIWMGDFRSLAKLEQELTTMDYRLDWIDANNNAYGRPFLEVAGPAVLAAQNNLADIGGTHPLELAADNRAVRHVVDLFAAYAPGAQVTWPAVKAFSAWLLFAKSAASCGADLTRKCLVDAARSEHAWTGGGLQAPVDLSVQDGPATCMNIEKATPGGWRPADFTPNQGAYRCGIPAYRLTGDYGTPGTLADVGKSADDLR from the coding sequence GTGTCGAGATCCGCACGAACCACCCTCACCGCCCTGGCCGTGGCGACCGCGTTGCTCGCCGTCGGCTGCGCCGACCGGGGCGGCGGACCCGAGCCGCGCGACGGCACAGCCGCGCCGCAGCCGGGCGGCGTCACCGCGTCGTCCGACTTCGGCGACCTGAGGAACGTGTGCGGCCCCGGCAACCCGACGGGGTCGCCGGCCCAAGGCGTCTCCGCCACGAAGATCAAGGTCGGTGTGCTGTCCGACGTGGGCTTCACCAAGAACCACGAATACGAGGACGCGACCCGGGCGTTCACCGGCTGGTGCAACGACCTCGGCGGCATCGGCGGGCGCAGGATCGACGCGACCGTCCGCGACACCAAGATGCTCGAGGTCCGCCAACGGATGATCGAGGCGTGCGGCGAGGACTTCGCACTCGTCGGCGGGAGCGCCGCCCTCGACGGCACCGGCACCGACGAGCGGTTGTCCTGCCTGCTGCCCGACTTCCCCGCGCAGACGAGCCAGCGCCACAACGAGGGATCGGACCTCCAACTCACCGTCCAGGCGGGCGGCCCGTCCTACTTCCGGTACGCGGGCTTCTACACGTGGCTGGTCGAGGAGGCGTACCCCCGATCGGCGAACGCGGTCGGGATCATCGCCGGCGACTCCCCGGTCACCAAGGTCGCGATCGACACCCGGGCGGAGTTCTTCCGGTCACGCGGCACGCCCATGTCGTACACCGACCTGTACCCGGCGGCGGGCGTGTCCAACTGGACGCCCTACGCGCAGGCCATCAAGAACAAGGGGGTCAGGGGCCTGATCTGGATGGGCGACTTCCGCTCCCTGGCCAAACTGGAGCAGGAACTGACCACCATGGACTACCGCCTGGACTGGATCGACGCGAACAACAACGCCTACGGCAGACCCTTCCTGGAGGTCGCCGGCCCCGCGGTGCTCGCGGCGCAGAACAACCTGGCCGACATCGGCGGCACCCATCCCCTGGAACTCGCCGCCGACAACCGGGCCGTCCGGCACGTCGTCGACCTGTTCGCCGCGTACGCACCCGGGGCCCAGGTCACGTGGCCGGCGGTGAAGGCCTTCTCGGCCTGGCTGCTGTTCGCCAAATCGGCCGCGAGCTGCGGCGCCGACCTCACCCGCAAGTGCCTTGTCGACGCGGCGCGTTCCGAACACGCGTGGACCGGGGGCGGCCTGCAGGCACCCGTCGACCTGTCCGTCCAGGACGGCCCGGCGACGTGCATGAACATCGAGAAGGCGACTCCCGGCGGCTGGCGGCCGGCCGACTTCACCCCGAACCAGGGCGCGTACCGCTGCGGCATCCCCGCGTACAGGCTGACCGGCGACTACGGCACCCCGGGGACACTGGCCGATGTCGGAAAGAGCGCGGACGACCTCCGCTGA
- a CDS encoding NmrA family NAD(P)-binding protein, producing MTTLVTGATGNTGRHVVAELVRRGERVRALTRNPAAAVGRFPAAVELTAGTHTEPEGLDAALDGVSRLHITVTAGLAEVGPELVRRAVDAGVRRITVVWGGWVGPVEQAVADSGVEWTRLEPQEFMSNALTWVDSIRGEGIVREPYDIPSAVVHEADIGEVAAVALLDGGHAGRAYNLTGPESLTTRERLVILGKAIQRDIAFVPITRSQAIDRLTATGVSPADAEYVIGWYGDPPAAAGTVVDTVEKVVGRPARTFEQWAAEHAARFREDGVAAD from the coding sequence GTGACGACACTCGTGACAGGCGCCACCGGGAACACCGGGCGGCATGTGGTGGCGGAACTCGTACGCCGTGGGGAGCGCGTTCGCGCGCTGACGAGGAATCCGGCCGCGGCGGTGGGGAGGTTCCCCGCGGCGGTGGAGTTGACGGCCGGCACGCATACCGAGCCGGAAGGACTGGACGCCGCCCTCGACGGCGTCAGCCGGTTGCACATCACGGTGACGGCGGGACTCGCGGAGGTGGGGCCGGAGTTGGTGCGTCGGGCCGTCGACGCGGGGGTGCGGCGCATCACCGTCGTGTGGGGCGGTTGGGTGGGGCCCGTCGAACAGGCGGTCGCGGACTCGGGAGTGGAGTGGACGCGCCTGGAGCCACAGGAATTCATGTCAAACGCGCTCACGTGGGTGGACTCGATCCGGGGCGAGGGAATCGTGCGCGAGCCGTACGACATCCCCAGCGCCGTTGTCCACGAGGCCGATATCGGGGAAGTCGCCGCCGTGGCACTGCTCGACGGCGGGCACGCGGGACGGGCGTACAACCTCACCGGACCCGAGTCGCTGACCACGCGTGAACGGCTCGTCATCCTCGGGAAGGCCATCCAGCGCGACATCGCCTTCGTACCGATCACCCGCTCCCAGGCCATCGACAGGCTGACGGCCACCGGGGTGTCGCCAGCGGACGCGGAATACGTCATCGGCTGGTACGGCGACCCGCCCGCCGCCGCCGGGACCGTCGTCGACACCGTCGAAAAGGTCGTCGGCCGTCCGGCAAGGACGTTCGAACAATGGGCGGCCGAACACGCGGCCCGGTTCCGCGAGGACGGCGTCGCCGCCGACTGA
- a CDS encoding alpha/beta fold hydrolase, with product MTHAMAPDGTRIAYQLHGHGTPLVLLAGQANNHHWWDGIRTDFHPARSTLTLDYRGTGDSDKPDIPYSTELFAQDVIAVLDELGIDRADVYGTSMGGRVAQQLAARHPDRVEALVLGCTSPGGPHSVERGNDVRRALAQPRPGAARQALRELMYTPRWLASHPGPHHTLGDPGMPAHARRHHLAAGNRHDAWDILPDIGAPTLVVHGTDDLLNPTANAHLLADRIPGARLHLIPDARHAYFEEFRTEAGPLVLDFLTTARKPS from the coding sequence ATGACACACGCGATGGCACCGGACGGAACCCGCATCGCCTACCAGCTTCATGGCCACGGAACGCCGCTGGTCCTGCTGGCGGGTCAGGCGAACAACCACCACTGGTGGGACGGGATTCGCACCGACTTCCATCCCGCCCGCAGCACCCTCACGCTCGACTACCGCGGCACCGGTGACAGCGACAAGCCCGATATCCCGTACAGCACCGAGTTGTTCGCGCAAGACGTCATCGCCGTCCTCGACGAACTCGGTATCGACCGGGCCGACGTCTACGGCACGTCCATGGGCGGACGGGTGGCCCAGCAGTTGGCGGCCCGCCACCCCGACCGGGTGGAGGCCCTGGTTCTCGGCTGCACCTCACCCGGCGGTCCGCACAGCGTCGAACGCGGCAACGACGTCCGCCGAGCCCTGGCACAACCTCGGCCCGGCGCCGCGCGGCAGGCCCTGCGGGAGCTGATGTACACGCCCCGATGGCTCGCCTCCCATCCCGGCCCGCACCACACCCTGGGCGACCCCGGCATGCCCGCCCATGCCCGGCGCCACCACTTGGCGGCCGGCAACCGGCATGACGCCTGGGACATCCTGCCGGACATCGGCGCACCCACCCTGGTCGTCCACGGAACGGACGACCTGCTCAACCCCACCGCCAACGCACACCTGCTCGCCGACCGCATCCCCGGCGCCCGACTCCATCTGATCCCCGACGCCCGGCACGCCTACTTCGAGGAGTTCCGCACCGAGGCCGGCCCGCTCGTCCTGGACTTCCTCACCACCGCGCGGAAGCCGTCCTGA